AGTCGCCTGTGCCGAGCCTGGGGAAATATGGTTTTCAAACTGGAACCCAGAGGACCTGGACCGTTTTAACTCCTGCTTGCCCGAAGGTCTATCGGTTCTGGCCTGGGAAGAGGTAGAGGGAAAGGCGCTTAACAAGCTCTGTGACGCGGGGGAATATCTGGTAAGGCCCCAGAATGAGTCTATCTTGAGGGATTTAGTCCAGCTTTTGGAGAGCAAAGATCCCTGGGACGGCTTGCTTTATAGCTGGGTTTCCACGTCCACCGAGATTAAACTAACTATCGGCGATCCCTCCCAAAACGGTCCCGGCAAAATCGTGAAAGCCCTTGTAAGGGAGGGTATCATACAGGGATGGACCGATATCCGTATGGCCAGACTCTCCGTAGGCCCTTGGGATGGGGACTCTAAATCGGTAAAGCATTTGATTTCATCTTATTCTGACGGTATTTAGAGAGGTGTTTAATTTTGTCCTCAGAGGATAAAGACGTAAGGATACTGGCGAACACCCTCGATCCTGAGGAAATGAGGGTGGCGATAGTTGAAAATGAAAGGCTCAGAGAGCTTTTCATCGAGAGAATGTGGGAACGTCAAAAGAGCGGGGAGATATACAAAGCCCGTGTAGAAAGCGTTCTACCTGGGATGAACGCCTCTTTTGTAAACTTAGGTGATGGAAGAAACGCTTTTTTATACCTCAACGATGCCCGTGGACACGAGCTAAAACCTGGAGGAGATATCGTCGTTCAGGTCACCAAAACCGCCAGAAAAAACAAAGGGGCCAGGGTAACCACCAGGCTCTCCCTGCCTGGAAGATATCTGGTATTGGTCCCAGGGTCCCAGGACGTAGGGGTGTCGAAGAGAATCGATAGAGACGAGGAGAGATCGAGGCTAAGGTCCATAGCCAAAGAGCTATCCAAAAGGGAATCGGTGGGAGTTATCGTCAGGACCGCGGCTGAAGGGGCGGAACTGGACGTGCTGGAGTCCGACTTTTCCGCACTTCTCGACCTCTGGAAGGATATAGAGAAAAACTCGGCCAAACAGTCCTCTCCCTGTCTCATATACAGGGACCTTGGCCTTACCGGCAGGGTTCTGAGGGACGAATTTAGCGAGAGGGTCTTTGAAATTGTCACCGATAACGAAGAGGAACGGTCAAGGGTGGAAGAATGGCTTGAGCGGTACTCCGGAGGGATCGACTGCCCTGTCTCCGTTCACCGAGGAAATGTCCCTATCTTTGAGCTCTACGGCCTAGAAAAAGAGATAGAGTCCGCTCTGGATCAGAAGGTATGGCTAAAGTCAGGAGCCTATCTTGTGATAGAACAGACCGAGGCTCTGACGGTGGTGGACGTAAACACCGGAAAATTTGTTGGTCACTCCGATCTAAGAAATACCGTCTTTCAGACAAACCTGGAGGCGGCGGAGGAGATAGCCTGGCAACTGAAGCTCAGAGCGATCGGAGGAATAGTTGTCGTCGATTTTATAGATATGGATTATCAGGAAGATCGAAAGGTTCTTGTTCAGAGAATGGAGGAGCTTTTCGCCAACGACCGTTGCAGGACAAAGGTTTTCGGCGTCACCCATCTCGGCTTGGTGGAGATAACCAGAAAAAGGGCCAGGGCGGACATCCGGTCTATCCTAACCAGGAGCTGCCCATTCTGCGGAACCCCTTCAAGGGTTCTCAAAGAGGACTCTGTAGCGATTATCGTAAAGAAATTTGTGAGAAAGATATGTAATTCCAGCAGGTCCGAATCCCTTATGCTGGAGCTTAACTCCCGGATGGGGGAGTATCTTTCGGAGACCTACCTTTCCCAGTGGGAGGAGTTATTTGAGAGAACTATCGCTCTAAGGTGCTCCGATAGCATGGGATGGGACAAATTCAGGCTGGATTTCCAGGGAGACGTAGAGGCACTGGAGAGAAGGGTATGTCAGCTCCAGAAGGAGGGATTCGTTGTTTATAGCACGAATTAAACTTAAAAACTTTAAAAGCTTTGGAGGATCTCACGATCTACCTCTTTCTCCAGGGTTTACCGCCATCGTTGGCCCTAACGGAAGCGGCAAAAGCAATATTCTGGATGGTCTTAGATGGGGATTGGGAGACAGCAACGGGTCCAGGCTCAGGATAACCAGGCAATCGGACCTGCTGTTTCAGGGGACCGCCATTCAAAAACCAGCTAAGGCGGCGGAGGTCCTGCTCGAGTTTTCCGATGGAGAGGGAAAAACCTCGGTGAAAAGGAAATTCTCCGAGGATGCCGGTGCCCTTACCTACGTCGATGGGATAAAATGCAGGATTCAGGATCTCCAGGAGACAAAACATCGGTATCATCTGGACGGAGATAGATTTGCCTTTATAGGCCAGGGAGACGTTACCGATGCCATCAGCCAGAGACCTATGGAGCGTCGCAACCAGCTGGAGGAGCTATTCGGTATAAACATATACCGAAAAAAAAGGGACGAAGCTCTGTCGAAAGTCAGCTCTGCGGAGCAGGAATTGGCCCGTCTTTACTCCCTCGTGGCGGAACTGGAGACTCGCCGCCGCCAGATAGCCTCGGCGGTGGAGATCGCCAGGAAGGCTGTCGCACTGGAAAAAGACCTGTCTGAGACCAGAGGGCGATGGTATCACCTCCGTCGTAGAGCTTTGGAGGAAAACCTGGAGGAACTGAAGAGAAAGGTATCATACTCTCGTCGCGATTCACAGAATAGGTTAAGCTGGAAGATCGTCTGGGAGCAAAACCTATCGAAGGTAAAAAGCGGAGCTAAAGAGATAGAGCTCCGTAAATCCGTATCAAAGCAGGAGCTGGCGGAAGCGGAAAAAGAGCTGGAGGACCTGAGAAGACGGGTTTTCGAGATAGAGACTTCTTTGAGGCTAGAGGAGGAGCGCCTTGGAACCACCGAAGAGTCGGCTAGGTCTCTCTCCTCCACGGTAGAGGATCTTGAAAAAAAGGTAAAAAAATACTCTACAGAGGACAAAGACATATCCTCTCAGGTAAGCAAGATAGCTGGAGAGATCGAGGCACTGGAGACCCGCCACCGGGCCTTGCTTGAGGAAAAAGAGGCGAAAGAGCAGGACAGGCTCGAGTGTCTCCAGCGCCAGGGGGAGATAAAGTCTTATCTCGAAAGAGCCAGGGCAACTGAAAAAGCCCTAGGATCCACCGAATCTGAGAGGCTTCCTCTTATCGAGAAAATGGATAATGATTTGAAAGTCGCTGAGGCTGAGATAGGCAAGATTAATCTTGAAGAAGTTAAGATTCAAAAGATGCTAAATCAAGCGACCAAAGAGCGTAAAGACGCTGACGATAAGTGTAAAGCCCTAGGTACCAGACTACAGCCTCTGAGGAAGGAGATCTACCGTAAAGAATCGGAGATAGATAGGCTTAACTCCTCTTCCTCCGAGGAAGGCTACCCCAGGCCTGTGGTCCATCTTCTAGCCGCTGCGGATCTAGGCAAGCTGACCTTTAGACCTACCCCTGTGGTCGAGGCGTTCCAGTGTCCTGGCAATCTAGCGGTCGCGGTCGAAGCTGCCCTAGGAGGCCGACAGTTCTGGTTGCTGGCTCAGTCCCTCTCCGACGCTCAGGACGGCATAGAGGAGCTAAAAAGGGCCAAAGCCGGAAGGACAACCTACCTCACTTTAGATAGAGCCAGGCCGAGAAGGCCCAAAGATGGGGTCGTCCTGCCGGATAAAGGGGTCGTCGGTTGGGCCATCGATCTAGTTTCGGTTCAGGATATCTGGAGGCCAGCCCTTGAGCACCTGATAGGCGATCTCCTAATCGTAGAGAGCTACGGAGTGGGAGCCTCTCTGGTCGCAGGAGGATACTCTATGCCTATCGTTACCCTTGAGGGAGAGGTTTTTTCCCCCGGTGGAACCGTCAGTGGAGGGGGCAACCGCAGACCTGGTGGGGTGATACAGGCCAGAGCTCAGCAGAGGGAGCTCGATGAATCCCTCAAAACTCTGAAAAAAGAGCTTTTATCCCTGGAAAGCTCTCTGAAAAAATGGGAGCAGGAAGAGGCCTCTAAGGCAACTGCTGTCCAGGCCCTCTCCCTGGACCTTCAGAGGGTTCAGGCCCAAAAAGCCCACTGGGAGAGGTCTCTCTCCGATAGTGAGAGGGACAAAAAGTTCTTTTTGGCTGAAAACAAAGCTATAGAGGGGAAAAAAGAGTCTCTCTTAAAGGAGATAAAGTCTCACGAAGAGGCGTTGGCAAAGGAGGAAGAGAGGCTTCTCTCTATCTCTATTCCTGAAGACGTAGAGATAGATGCCCTTTTATCCAGCCTTAGACCGGATCTCGTCATCTGGAACGAGAGGGCTAAAGGATCTATAGAACGTCTTGAAGGGGCTACCAAAGACCTGGAAAAGGCGAAAAACGATTTTTCCTCCTGCACCGTCAATCTTTTAAATTTAAAAAATCGAAGGGATAGTCAGTGTGAGGCTTTAAAAAAACTAAACGATCAGGTCACCATCGCCGAAGAGGTAAAAAAAATCAAGCTATCCGAGCTGGCGGAGGCGGAAAAGGGAAACAGCAAAATAGAAAAATCCCTGGATATATGCTCTCGTCGATTTGCCTTGGCCTGCGACAGGCTCGACGAAGGAGAGAAAACCGTCGCCTGGATCGAACAAAAGCTGGAGAGGGAAAAATCCCGTCTAGACGATATAATCTCCTCCTGGGAGAGCAAATACCCCTATCCTGGACCTTCTCTCGATTATCCAAGGTCCTCGGAGGAGGAGGAGAGAAGGCTCAAACACCTTGAGAGCTCCCTTGCCCAGATAGGCGATTTCGACAGAGGGGCTATCTCCGAGGATTCCTCTTTGTCCGAAAGGATAGGCTACTACGGCGAACAGACCCAGGACGTATCGTCGGGAATAGACGAACTTCGAGCTTTGGTAGAGGAAACCGATCGGCAGGCAGGCAGCCTTTTCGGAGATGCTCTGGATAAAATAGACTTAAGGTTTAACGGCCTGTTCCAGAGGCTATTTGGTGGAGGGGAGGCTCACCTGAAGATACAGGGCGAAGGAGGGCTATGGGACTCAGGTGTGGAAATTATAGCCAGGCCTCCTGGAAAGGTCTCCGCTTACCTCGCTCAGCTTTCCGGAGGAGAGCAGACCCTGACCGCCCTATCGCTGCTCTTTGCCTCTATGGAGGTGGCCCAGGTGCCTCTTGCGGTCCTGGACGAGGTCGACGCCGCCCTGGACGAGGTTAACCTAGGCAGGTTTGCGGATATAGTGGCCGATTACTCCTCCTCTTTGCAGATAATAGCCATGACCCACCGTAGGCAGACCATGGAAAGGGCGGACGTCATGTACGGAGTCACCATGTCCGAGCCGGGATTATCCCAGGTAGTAGGCGTAAAGCTGGAGGACTGGAAATGACCGCCGAGAGAACGATCGACGAGCTC
The uncultured Dethiosulfovibrio sp. genome window above contains:
- a CDS encoding TIGR03936 family radical SAM-associated protein; translation: MARVRMLFSKRGPFCFIRHVDLPQILSRSARRAGMAIDQTEGFSPHPKISLGPALPVGVVACAEPGEIWFSNWNPEDLDRFNSCLPEGLSVLAWEEVEGKALNKLCDAGEYLVRPQNESILRDLVQLLESKDPWDGLLYSWVSTSTEIKLTIGDPSQNGPGKIVKALVREGIIQGWTDIRMARLSVGPWDGDSKSVKHLISSYSDGI
- a CDS encoding Rne/Rng family ribonuclease, translated to MSSEDKDVRILANTLDPEEMRVAIVENERLRELFIERMWERQKSGEIYKARVESVLPGMNASFVNLGDGRNAFLYLNDARGHELKPGGDIVVQVTKTARKNKGARVTTRLSLPGRYLVLVPGSQDVGVSKRIDRDEERSRLRSIAKELSKRESVGVIVRTAAEGAELDVLESDFSALLDLWKDIEKNSAKQSSPCLIYRDLGLTGRVLRDEFSERVFEIVTDNEEERSRVEEWLERYSGGIDCPVSVHRGNVPIFELYGLEKEIESALDQKVWLKSGAYLVIEQTEALTVVDVNTGKFVGHSDLRNTVFQTNLEAAEEIAWQLKLRAIGGIVVVDFIDMDYQEDRKVLVQRMEELFANDRCRTKVFGVTHLGLVEITRKRARADIRSILTRSCPFCGTPSRVLKEDSVAIIVKKFVRKICNSSRSESLMLELNSRMGEYLSETYLSQWEELFERTIALRCSDSMGWDKFRLDFQGDVEALERRVCQLQKEGFVVYSTN
- the smc gene encoding chromosome segregation protein SMC, whose translation is MFIARIKLKNFKSFGGSHDLPLSPGFTAIVGPNGSGKSNILDGLRWGLGDSNGSRLRITRQSDLLFQGTAIQKPAKAAEVLLEFSDGEGKTSVKRKFSEDAGALTYVDGIKCRIQDLQETKHRYHLDGDRFAFIGQGDVTDAISQRPMERRNQLEELFGINIYRKKRDEALSKVSSAEQELARLYSLVAELETRRRQIASAVEIARKAVALEKDLSETRGRWYHLRRRALEENLEELKRKVSYSRRDSQNRLSWKIVWEQNLSKVKSGAKEIELRKSVSKQELAEAEKELEDLRRRVFEIETSLRLEEERLGTTEESARSLSSTVEDLEKKVKKYSTEDKDISSQVSKIAGEIEALETRHRALLEEKEAKEQDRLECLQRQGEIKSYLERARATEKALGSTESERLPLIEKMDNDLKVAEAEIGKINLEEVKIQKMLNQATKERKDADDKCKALGTRLQPLRKEIYRKESEIDRLNSSSSEEGYPRPVVHLLAAADLGKLTFRPTPVVEAFQCPGNLAVAVEAALGGRQFWLLAQSLSDAQDGIEELKRAKAGRTTYLTLDRARPRRPKDGVVLPDKGVVGWAIDLVSVQDIWRPALEHLIGDLLIVESYGVGASLVAGGYSMPIVTLEGEVFSPGGTVSGGGNRRPGGVIQARAQQRELDESLKTLKKELLSLESSLKKWEQEEASKATAVQALSLDLQRVQAQKAHWERSLSDSERDKKFFLAENKAIEGKKESLLKEIKSHEEALAKEEERLLSISIPEDVEIDALLSSLRPDLVIWNERAKGSIERLEGATKDLEKAKNDFSSCTVNLLNLKNRRDSQCEALKKLNDQVTIAEEVKKIKLSELAEAEKGNSKIEKSLDICSRRFALACDRLDEGEKTVAWIEQKLEREKSRLDDIISSWESKYPYPGPSLDYPRSSEEEERRLKHLESSLAQIGDFDRGAISEDSSLSERIGYYGEQTQDVSSGIDELRALVEETDRQAGSLFGDALDKIDLRFNGLFQRLFGGGEAHLKIQGEGGLWDSGVEIIARPPGKVSAYLAQLSGGEQTLTALSLLFASMEVAQVPLAVLDEVDAALDEVNLGRFADIVADYSSSLQIIAMTHRRQTMERADVMYGVTMSEPGLSQVVGVKLEDWK